A single Terriglobia bacterium DNA region contains:
- the obgE gene encoding GTPase ObgE yields MFIDEAKITVRAGDGGHGCIAFRREKSVPRGGPSGGDGGNGGSIYLVTNSHENTLLKFRYNHMFRADRGRHGEGSTRHGRNGDDLEVTVPVGTVVYDDETGEILHDFTQPQERVLIAHGGRGGHGNAHYVSSVNRVPRKAQDGAGGEEKGLRLELKLLADVGLVGYPNVGKSTLISRISAARPKIADYPFTTLEPQLGVVSVDGGEKTFIVADIPGLIEGAHLGHGLGIQFLRHIERTRVLLHLIDVSVGNERDPIDEFHAIDAELAEHSPELPKKPKIIAATKMDAADKKKVQKLARWCKKNELQLHKISSVTGEGLDDLKRAIFMKLHP; encoded by the coding sequence ATGTTCATCGACGAAGCAAAAATCACAGTCAGAGCAGGTGACGGCGGGCACGGTTGCATCGCGTTCCGCCGGGAGAAGTCCGTTCCTCGCGGCGGCCCGAGCGGCGGCGACGGCGGAAACGGCGGCAGCATTTACCTCGTCACGAATAGCCACGAAAACACCCTGCTGAAGTTCCGGTATAACCACATGTTTCGCGCGGATCGCGGCCGTCACGGCGAAGGCAGCACCCGGCACGGCCGGAACGGAGACGATCTTGAAGTCACGGTCCCCGTCGGCACGGTTGTCTACGATGATGAGACCGGCGAGATCCTGCACGATTTCACGCAACCGCAAGAACGCGTTCTCATAGCGCATGGCGGGAGAGGCGGCCACGGAAATGCCCACTATGTTTCCTCCGTCAATCGCGTTCCTCGCAAGGCACAGGACGGAGCCGGCGGTGAAGAAAAAGGCCTGCGGCTGGAACTCAAGCTGTTGGCCGACGTGGGCCTTGTCGGATACCCGAACGTGGGCAAGTCCACCCTGATTTCCCGGATTTCAGCGGCGCGGCCGAAAATCGCCGATTATCCTTTCACGACTCTCGAACCCCAGCTGGGCGTGGTCTCCGTCGATGGCGGCGAAAAGACCTTCATCGTTGCAGACATTCCGGGACTGATCGAAGGAGCGCATCTGGGCCACGGCCTGGGAATTCAGTTCCTTCGCCACATCGAACGCACCCGCGTGCTGCTGCACCTGATCGACGTCTCGGTCGGAAACGAACGCGATCCGATCGATGAATTTCACGCCATCGACGCCGAACTGGCCGAGCACAGTCCGGAGCTGCCGAAAAAACCGAAGATCATCGCCGCCACCAAAATGGATGCGGCCGATAAAAAGAAGGTTCAGAAGCTCGCGCGCTGGTGCAAAAAGAACGAGCTGCAGCTGCATAAAATTTC
- the rpmA gene encoding 50S ribosomal protein L27 codes for MAHKKGVGSSRNGRDSHSQRLGVKRFAGQLVTGGSILVRQRGTKFKAGINVGIGRDDTLFAKIPGIVQFEDKGAVGRFISIQPVE; via the coding sequence ATGGCGCATAAAAAAGGAGTCGGCAGCTCACGCAACGGCCGCGACAGCCATTCGCAGCGGCTCGGAGTGAAGCGTTTTGCAGGCCAGCTCGTCACGGGCGGCTCCATCCTGGTCCGCCAGCGCGGCACCAAGTTCAAGGCCGGCATCAATGTCGGCATCGGCCGAGACGATACGCTGTTCGCCAAGATCCCCGGCATCGTTCAGTTCGAGGATAAAGGCGCAGTGGGCCGATTCATCTCCATCCAACCAGTTGAATAG
- the rplU gene encoding 50S ribosomal protein L21 — MYAVIRSGGKQYRVAPGQTIRLEKVAGDVGSKVELGEVLLVENEGNVQVGSPIVANAKIQATVLEHDRAKKILVFKKKRKKQYRRTAGHRQDYTAVRIDSITV; from the coding sequence ATGTATGCCGTGATCCGATCGGGCGGGAAGCAATACCGCGTAGCGCCCGGACAGACCATCCGGCTGGAAAAGGTGGCGGGCGACGTCGGCTCCAAAGTGGAGCTCGGCGAAGTCTTGCTCGTGGAGAACGAGGGCAACGTCCAGGTCGGCAGCCCGATCGTCGCAAATGCGAAAATTCAGGCGACCGTTCTCGAGCACGATCGCGCCAAGAAAATTCTGGTCTTCAAGAAAAAGCGCAAAAAACAATATCGACGGACGGCGGGACACCGGCAGGATTACACGGCGGTCCGCATCGATAGCATCACGGTTTAG
- the xerC gene encoding tyrosine recombinase XerC: MEDEIEAFVEALRNRAVSEHTLVAYEGDIRSFAAFIETKKIALEAIDHIAIRDFLGHLYELKLEKSSVARKLACIRTFFRFLVREGRLKANPAELIATPRLPKKLPSYLPEAEAAIVVESPQGTAWIDFRDRAILELLYGSGIRLRELVGLNDDSLDMPQRLVKVLGKGRKQRIVPFGEFAAQALTAYIEVRKRERFSESAEAGPPPLFVNTRGRRMNPRSVQFVVEKTRLSLLSGRHLSTHTLRHTFATHLLERGADLRAIQELLGHASLKTTQKYTHVSLEHLRAEYDKAHPKAKRK, encoded by the coding sequence TTGGAAGATGAAATCGAGGCCTTCGTCGAGGCGCTGCGGAATCGTGCGGTTTCGGAGCACACGCTGGTGGCCTACGAGGGGGATATCCGGAGCTTCGCCGCTTTCATCGAAACGAAGAAAATCGCCCTTGAAGCGATCGACCATATCGCCATCCGAGACTTCCTTGGCCACCTCTACGAACTCAAGCTGGAAAAGAGCTCCGTCGCGCGCAAGCTCGCCTGCATCCGTACGTTTTTCAGGTTCCTCGTTCGCGAAGGCCGCCTGAAAGCCAATCCCGCGGAGCTGATTGCCACACCGCGCCTGCCGAAAAAACTGCCGTCGTATTTGCCGGAAGCGGAAGCTGCGATCGTGGTCGAATCGCCGCAGGGCACCGCATGGATCGATTTCCGGGACCGTGCCATCCTCGAGCTGCTGTATGGCAGCGGCATCCGCTTGCGGGAACTCGTCGGCCTGAACGATGACAGCCTGGACATGCCCCAGCGGCTTGTAAAGGTTCTCGGAAAGGGCCGAAAGCAGCGCATCGTTCCCTTCGGCGAATTTGCCGCCCAGGCGCTCACGGCCTATATCGAAGTCCGGAAGCGCGAACGCTTTTCCGAATCCGCGGAGGCTGGCCCCCCTCCCCTGTTCGTCAATACCCGGGGCCGCCGGATGAATCCGCGCAGCGTCCAGTTCGTCGTTGAAAAGACCCGCCTGAGTCTCCTCTCCGGACGCCACCTGTCCACCCATACGCTGCGGCACACCTTTGCCACGCATCTGCTCGAGCGGGGTGCGGATCTTCGGGCAATTCAGGAACTTCTGGGCCATGCGAGCCTGAAAACGACACAGAAATACACCCACGTCAGCCTGGAACACCTGCGCGCGGAATACGACAAGGCCCACCCCAAGGCGAAGCGGAAATGA
- a CDS encoding aminotransferase class IV — protein MPTRININGIIASPEDAKISVLDHGLLFGDSVYETLRTYDGKPFLFSRHFARLEHSARAIDLPLPWTKSRTLDEIRKTMFAGECRIRVLFTRGVGELAADVETCTDQTPIIIVVPLVPPPERIYREGVEVVISSVRRSPRFADIKTGSLIHQVLARREAKTRRAYEAILLTADDKLSDGITSNIYMVRDGRLLTPSREAAIIEGITRGVVLDLARELGIPVVEGLFEMDEIGRADEMFLTSSTREVVPVSRVDGKAVGNAQPGPVTLQLLHAYRAAIPKLTAED, from the coding sequence ATGCCCACCCGTATCAACATCAACGGCATCATAGCTTCGCCGGAGGACGCGAAGATCTCCGTCCTCGATCACGGCCTGCTGTTCGGCGACAGCGTGTACGAGACGTTGCGGACTTACGACGGCAAACCGTTTCTGTTTTCCCGGCACTTTGCGCGGCTGGAACACTCCGCCCGCGCCATCGATCTGCCGCTGCCGTGGACGAAGTCCAGGACCCTCGACGAGATTCGAAAAACGATGTTCGCCGGCGAATGCCGGATCCGCGTGTTGTTTACGCGAGGAGTCGGCGAGCTCGCAGCGGACGTGGAGACCTGTACTGACCAGACGCCGATTATCATTGTGGTGCCGCTGGTGCCGCCGCCGGAACGCATCTACAGGGAAGGCGTCGAGGTGGTTATCTCGTCCGTGCGCCGCAGCCCCCGGTTCGCCGATATCAAAACCGGAAGCCTGATTCATCAGGTGCTGGCGCGGCGCGAGGCCAAGACCAGGCGGGCATATGAGGCGATCCTGCTGACCGCCGATGACAAGCTATCAGATGGGATCACCAGCAACATCTATATGGTGCGCGACGGCAGGCTGTTGACGCCGTCACGTGAGGCGGCAATCATCGAGGGCATTACCCGCGGCGTTGTTCTGGATCTGGCGCGCGAACTGGGAATACCGGTGGTCGAAGGACTCTTCGAGATGGATGAAATCGGCCGGGCCGATGAGATGTTCCTGACCAGCAGTACTCGCGAGGTGGTTCCGGTATCGCGCGTCGACGGCAAAGCGGTCGGCAACGCGCAGCCCGGTCCCGTGACTCTCCAGCTCTTGCACGCATACCGGGCGGCGATTCCCAAGCTGACAGCGGAGGATTAG
- the trmFO gene encoding methylenetetrahydrofolate--tRNA-(uracil(54)-C(5))-methyltransferase (FADH(2)-oxidizing) TrmFO, whose protein sequence is MGVPITVIGGGLAGSEAAWQIAQRGERVRLFEMRPGRQTGAHQSDRLAEIVCSNSLKSNQPYNASWLLKEELRRFGSLLIQIADGVRVPAGSALAVDRDRFAAGVTEAVSQHPNIEIVREEITRIPADGIVIIASGPLTSAPLSEGIREFCGSEHLYFYDAISPIVDAETIDAARVYRASRYGKAADDYINCPMSREEYDAFYQALLAAESVAIHEFEQAKYFESCLPIEELARRGRDTLRFGPMRPVGLEDPATGRIPHAVVQLRQEDLMQSSYNIVGFQNHLKFSEQKRIFRMIPGLEQAEFLRLGQIHRNTYINAPQVLHPTMASKRDARIFFAGQLAGTEGYIENVASGLLAGINAVHLLRSEEPVVPAAETAIGALCRYISTPQKHFAPMNINFGLLPPMDMPRRISKNDKQRLLCERALELCPPVSTSTAS, encoded by the coding sequence ATGGGCGTTCCAATCACTGTCATCGGCGGCGGTCTGGCGGGAAGCGAGGCTGCCTGGCAGATCGCGCAGCGCGGCGAGCGTGTCCGGCTCTTCGAAATGCGGCCGGGCCGGCAGACGGGCGCTCATCAGAGCGATCGGCTTGCCGAGATCGTCTGCAGCAATTCGCTGAAATCGAATCAGCCGTACAACGCCTCATGGCTGCTGAAGGAGGAGTTGCGGCGATTCGGGTCGCTCCTTATTCAAATCGCCGATGGCGTCCGCGTGCCCGCCGGCTCCGCTCTTGCCGTGGATCGGGACCGGTTCGCGGCCGGAGTCACGGAAGCCGTCTCCCAGCACCCGAATATCGAAATCGTGCGAGAAGAGATCACGAGGATCCCCGCCGACGGCATCGTCATCATCGCCAGCGGCCCGCTGACCTCCGCGCCTCTTTCCGAGGGGATCCGCGAATTCTGCGGCTCCGAACATCTCTACTTCTACGACGCGATCAGCCCGATCGTCGACGCGGAAACCATCGATGCCGCCAGAGTCTATCGGGCGAGCCGTTACGGCAAGGCGGCCGACGATTACATCAACTGCCCGATGAGCCGCGAGGAATACGACGCGTTTTACCAGGCCTTGCTCGCCGCCGAAAGCGTCGCCATTCACGAGTTCGAGCAAGCGAAGTATTTCGAATCGTGCCTCCCGATCGAAGAACTCGCCCGCCGCGGCCGCGATACACTGCGATTCGGGCCAATGCGTCCGGTCGGGCTGGAGGATCCTGCCACAGGCCGTATACCTCACGCTGTCGTACAACTCCGCCAGGAAGACCTGATGCAATCGAGCTACAACATCGTCGGCTTCCAGAACCATCTGAAGTTTTCGGAGCAGAAACGCATCTTCCGGATGATTCCCGGACTGGAGCAGGCGGAATTCCTCCGCCTCGGCCAGATTCATCGCAACACGTATATCAACGCGCCGCAGGTGTTGCATCCGACGATGGCGTCGAAGCGCGACGCTCGAATCTTCTTTGCAGGACAACTTGCGGGCACCGAGGGCTACATCGAGAATGTCGCGTCCGGGCTGCTGGCGGGAATCAACGCCGTTCATTTACTCCGGTCCGAGGAACCTGTCGTTCCCGCGGCCGAAACGGCGATCGGGGCATTGTGCCGCTACATATCGACTCCGCAGAAACACTTCGCACCGATGAACATCAACTTCGGCCTGCTGCCGCCGATGGACATGCCGCGACGGATATCGAAGAATGACAAGCAGCGCCTGCTTTGCGAGCGCGCTCTTGAATTATGCCCACCCGTATCAACATCAACGGCATCATAG